The following coding sequences lie in one Arachis ipaensis cultivar K30076 chromosome B03, Araip1.1, whole genome shotgun sequence genomic window:
- the LOC107634193 gene encoding purple acid phosphatase-like, translating into MHPLGSSPSSCFVALGLVVGFLVLNVAVLCNGGSTSSFVRKEEKTEDMPLDSDVFAVPPGHNAPQQVHITQGDLEGKAVIVSWVTMDEKGSNQVRYWSEKDKSKPKVSNGKVVTYKYHTYKSGYIHHCTIKKLEHNTKYYYEVGTGKSARQFWFMTPPEVGPDVPYTFGVMGDLGQTYDSNATLTHYENSPSKGQAVLYVGDLSYADNHPNHDNVRWDTWGRFAERVVAYQPWIWTTGNHELDFAPEIGENIPFKPFTHRYHVPYKASNSTQPFWYSIKRASAYVIVLSSYSAYGTYTPQYQWLLEELPKVNRSETPWLIVLVHSPWYNSNQYHYMEAETMRVMFEPWLVENKVDVVFAGHVHAYERSERISNIAYNILNKNCTPVRDQSAPVYINIGDGGNVEGLAINMTEPQPDYSAHREASFGHAIFDIKNKTHARYSWHRNQDGYAVEADSMWFYNRFWHPLDDSTTKKASQ; encoded by the exons ATGCATCCTTTGGGTTCTTCCCCATCATCATGTTTTGTAGCATTAGGTTTAGTTGTAGGTTTTTTGGTTCTAAATGTGGCAGTTTTGTGCAATGGAGGTTCAACAAGCTCCTTTgttagaaaagaggagaagacTGAAGATATGCCACTTGATAGTGATGTCTTTGCTGTTCCTCCTGGTCATAATGCTCCTCAACAG GTTCATATAACACAAGGTGATCTTGAGGGGAAGGCAGTGATTGTGTCATGGGTGACAATGGATGAAAAAGGGTCAAACCAAGTTCGTTATTGGAGTGAAAAAGACAAAAGCAAACCAAAGGTTTCTAATGGAAAAGTTGTTACTTATAAATATCACACTTACAAGTCTGGTTATATTCATCATTGTACCATCAAAAAATTGGAG CACAACACCAAATATTACTATGAGGTTGGAACTGGAAAATCAGCACGTCAATTTTGGTTTATGACTCCTCCAGAAGTTGGTCCTGATGTGCCATACACATTTGGGGTCATGG GGGATCTTGGACAGACTTATGATTCAAATGCAACACTTACTCACTATGAAAATAGCCCAAGTAAAGGACAAGCTGTTTTATATGTTGGAGATCTGTCTTATGCTGATAACCACCCTAATCATGATAACGTTAGATGGGATACTTGGGGAAGGTTTGCTGAAAGAGTTGTTGCTTATCAACCTTGGATTTGGACTACTGGCAACCATGAACTTGATTTTGCTCCTGAAATT GGTGAAAACATTCCTTTCAAGCCATTCACCCATCGTTACCATGTTCCTTATAAAGCATCAAATAGCACTCAACCCTTTTGGTATTCAATCAAGAGAGCTTCAGCATACGTTATTGTCTTGTCTTCATATTCGGCATATG GAACATATACACCTCAATACCAATGGCTATTAGAGGAGCTACCAAAAGTTAACAGGTCAGAGACTCCATGGTTGATTGTTCTTGTACATTCACCTTGGTACAACAGCAACCAGTATCACTACATGGAAGCCGAAACAATGAGAGTAATGTTTGAACCATGGTTAGTAGAGAACAAAGTTGATGTCGTATTTGCCGGCCATGTTCATGCCTATGAACGATCT GAACGAATCTCGAATATTGCTTACAATATTCTAAACAAAAACTGCACACCAGTAAGAGATCAATCAGCTCCAGTATACATAAACATTGGTGATGGAGGGAATGTTGAAGGCTTAGCAATCAA CATGACAGAACCACAGCCAGATTACTCAGCACACAGGGAGGCTAGCTTTGGACACGCCATTTTCGACATAAAGAACAAGACACATGCTCGCTATAGCTGGCATAGGAATCAAGATGGATATGCAGTGGAAGCTGATTCTATGTGGTTTTACAATAGATTTTGGCACCCTCTTGATGATTCCACTACTAAGAAAGCTTCTCAGTAA